The uncultured Sunxiuqinia sp. genomic sequence CCGGTCAGGAGAAATATCATAATTCGTACCTGGCAAAACATCCATTTTCTACCTGGAAATAGTCGAATGGCTTAATTTTTGTGCGTTGAGCACAAGATTTTTTTATGTGCGTCGTTTTTAAGAGAAGCCAATATAAACCCTTTTAGTTTATGAGAAGCAGATTAATACTAGCTGTTACTTTTTTCCTTGTCATTTTTTGTGTCGTTTCTAAGGCCGAAGAATCGCCTATTAGGAACCAGAATAATACTTCAATTGATTCGGTTCAAGTCAGCGTTGACTACCTCAATCATTTTTTATATCAGAACAAAGATTGGATCCCAGTCGATAATGAGCTTGGGAAAAGCCTGAAAGGCTTGGTTCACTTTGCTGAGGATGAAGATATAGATACGATACTGTACAAGCTTGAAAAGTATCGCATGGTAGATGATCCAAGTTTTTTTTATCGACCGGTAGATCGTGTTTCCGATTCTTTGGAAGTAGCGGGCTATGTGTCGAAAACGGAATTGGATGAGAAATTGAGTCGTAAGGAACGATCCATTCGGTCAACAATCGTAAAAGACGAGATTGCTGTTCCCGAGGAAATTTTTGAAAAACTGGATGAGAAAGTGAATCTGCTGGCAAAGGATGAAGTTGATTTCCTGTTAAGAGATTCTCTTGTCATTTTACCCGATAGCTTAAAAGGGTTTGATGTAATTCCTGATTCAATTATAAGTAGTCCCGCAGACTTTATGCGCCTGCAAAAAATGGATAGTCTGAAACGTATACTGCTCGAAGAAGCCCGTATTCATTACAATAATAATATGCTGAATTTTTATATAGACTCAGTCAGCGATGCTTATCGGACTCAGTATATTCAGGAATATGTCCAAAAGGAAAAAGCAGATCTGCGTGATTTAATTCGGGCTCAAAACAGGGACGTACTGAGAAAATACAATCAGGCAGTGATGAAAGCGATCAATGACTCGATCTCAAAAAAGATCGATGTGTTAACCGGTTTTGCTAAAAAAGATTCGGTAAATGTATGGGTGAAAAACAGTGAAGGAGATTCAACAAGAGTTATCCTTCGCAATAATGCTAATCGTTATACCCGAATGTTTCTAAAAAATGAGCAAAAGGATTCATTGGGTATTCGTATTCATAATAAGGGTAAAAACTCCATGCAGATTTTTATCGATGATGCGGTGACCCTTAAGCGATTTTCAACTCAACAAACGAAGGCTTTCGATTTTGATCAGTTTGAACCTGAGAGCAGTCTTCGTTCAATTGATCAACGCTATAAAGTGATAACCCCATGGAGTTTAGGGGGGGATGGGAATTTTGGTTTTTCTCAAACAGCACTGAGTAATTGGAAAAAGGGTGGGAAGAGTGCTCTTTCTACTTTGTTGGTATTAAAAGGGTTTGCAAATTATTCGTACAAAAGAGTAAAGTGGGAAAACTCGATTGAGCTTCGAAATGGCTGGATAAAACCCTCGGGAATGATCCAGAAGAATGATGATAAGTTTGAATTTATTTCGCGTTATGGATTAAGTGCATTTAAAAAATGGTACTACAGTGCGGAGATCGATTTTCAAACACAGTTGTTTAACGGTTATAAATATCCTGATCGGGACACGAAAATTTCAGCGTTTTTGGCTCCGGCAAAAACGATGTTTAAGTTAGGCTTAGATTATAAACCGAACAAAGACTTTTCGTTATTCCTTTCACCGTTTACATCGAAAACTGTTTATGTGAGAGATACTGCTGAGGTGGATCCAACTAAGTTTGGTATTGATAAAGGAAAGAAACGCTATTGGGTGCCGGGTTTAAATGCCGAGCTCTCGTATAAAACAGATATAACGCCTGATATTTCTTATCGGATGAAGTATAAAATGTTCATCAATTACAGCTCTCCTTTTTCAAAATTCGATGTTGACTGGGAAAATAATTTCGTAATGAAACTGAACGATTTTATCAATCTTCGGGCAATGTTGCATTTTGTATACGACGATAATGTGAAATTCAAGGTTGGAGAAAAGGCTGATGGAAGTGACATTCTGGAGCCCAGATGGCAAATCAAAGAATTTATAACCATTGGCTTTTCCTATAAACTAAATAAACGTATCTTCCGACGAGAAAAAGTAAATTAAGTGATGAAGGATTATAAAAAATATTTTAGATTGGATGCTAGTCCGGCGGATGTGTACAATGCGTTGACTAATAAAACGATGCTTGAGATATGGACCGGTGAGACTGCCGTGATGGAGGAAAAACCGGATACTGAATTCTCGCTTTGGGAGGGAAGTATAAGTGGTAGAAATTTGGAATTTGAGAAGAACCACAAGCTTGTTCAGGAATGGTATTTTGGCGACCAGGATGCTGCATCGATTGTGACTATTAGACTGCATAAGGATGGGGAAGGTACGAGCATGGAAGTTCGTCAAAGTAACATCCCCGATGAAGCGTATGATAATATTGTTGAGGGCTGGGAGGAAGATTATTTTGAATCTCTAAATCAGCTGTTTGAGCAATAAAACATTCAAAAATACAGAAGAGGGCAGGACATCTTAAATTTGAGATATCCTGCCCTTTTTTCCCAAAAGACCGTCTTCTATTTTTTGCCCGAATTGCTCACAAATGCAATGTGTTTGCTATCGGGAGATCAGGAAGATATTAAAACATGATATTTAGCGGAGAGCCAGATAAACAAAAAATGGATTGTGGATGACTAAATCATCTCTCGAGCTTTTATTTCTAGATATTTATTAATCAGATTTACCGACACCCCTTCAGGCGTGGTTAATAGCGACATGATGCCGGCTTGTTTTAGCTCAAGTTCCATTAATTTTTTGTCATACAAAAATTTCCGGGCAATGGAATGAATGTACACTTCCTCTGCATTGTGTGAGCTTTTGTTGGCAAGCTTATGAATCTCTGTGTTTTCGAAAAATACAACCAGAAGTAGGTGTTGACTGGCTACTTTTTTTAGGTAAGGCAGTTGCCGTCTCAGCGACGGAATGCCTTCGAAATTTGTATATAAGATTAAAAGCGAACGTTGCCTTATTTTACTAGCTATACTTGCATATAGTTTTTCGTATGATGATTCGCTAAAATCAGTTTGCTGGTTATATAGTACGTCCATGATGCACTGTAGGTGACCTGCTCTTCGTTCAGCTGGCACAAAAGAGTTTATCTTGTTCGAAAAGGAGATTATGCCGGCTTTGTCGTGCTTGATCATTGCCATGTTCGAAATAATCAGGCTGGAATTGATTGCGTAGTCTAATAGCGACATTCCTTCGAAAGGCATTTCCATTGATCTACCCATATCCAATATTGAGATAACCTGTTGAGAGCGCTCGTCTTGGTACTGATTAACCATTAGTGTATTTCTTCGAGCTGTCGCTTTCCAGTTCACGGTGCGTGAGTCGTCGCTGGGAACGTATCCACGTACCTGATCGAATTCGGAATGCTGTCCAACTTTTCGGATCCGTTTTATTCCGAATTCCTGTAATCGGTTCGAAATGCCTACCAATTCGAATTTTCGCATGCTGATGAAGGAGGGATAAACAGGAATGTTTTGAGCATTATTTGCTTTGATCCGACGGATGACAATTCCTAAAATGCTTGATAAATAGATATTTGATTGTCCGAACTTGTACTCGCCACGGGTTACGGGTTTTAAGGTGTAGTCAAAAACCTTTTCCTCTCCGGAGTCAAGTTGTTGCGAAATACTAAAATTACGTTTCTGAAATTCAATGGGAAGCTCTTCAACCAGTTCGATGTATATTTTAAACGGAAAATTATTTTGCACGCGAAAGGAAATCGGATTTTCGTCTCCAAGCGAAAGGCGTTCCGGTGTTTTTCGCTTAATGCGAATACCTTGCTTATTTAGAAAAAGCCAAGTTAAATCGCTAACTGCTAAAGTAACTAAGGCGATGGCTGCTATTTGGGCTGTGAAAAATAACCATTGAAACGAATATCCTAGTGCAAACAGAAGAACGATAGCTATGATACCAATAAAAAATCGGTTTGAAAGATATATTTGGTTGAGAATTTTTAGCATAGTTCGTTTAACGTGGTACTTCGATACCTTGAATAAGCATATTGATCATATCTTCAGGGCGGATGCCTTCCATTTCCTTTTCAGGTGAAAGAATGATCCGGTGACAAAGAACAGGGTTTGTGATTTCTTTGATGTCGCTTGGTGTGACAAAGTCGCGTCCGGCGATAGCGGCTACAGCTTTGGCAGCATTCATAATATGAATAGATGCTCTCGGAGATGCTCCAAGGTATATATCACGATGATTACGGGTAGTGGAAACAATATGGGCGATGTACTTTTTCAGACCGGGTTCAATGGTAATATTAACAATTTGTTTTTGAAGAGCAAGCAGCTCGCTGGCTTGCAATACCGGTGTAACTGCGTCTGCGTGTAGTTCATTTTTACCGTTGTCATGTCTGTCGAGTATTTGTTCTTCCTCTTCAACTGACGGATAGGCGACATTTATTTTAAATAGAAATCTGTCTAGTTGTGCTTCGGGAAGTCGGTAAGTTCCTTCGTGTTCTATCGGGTTTTGAGTTGCAAATACTAAAAATGGTGGTTGTAGTTGGTAAGTTGTTCCATCAATCGATATTTGACGTTCTTCCATTACTTCGAAAAGTGCCGATTGTGTCTTTGCAGGAGCACGGTTAATCTCATCGATTAAAACAAGATTTGAAAAGATAGGCCCTTTTTTAAACTGGAATTCTTCTTTCCCCATGTTGTAAATTGATGTTCCAATAACATCCGATGGCATGAGGTCGGGAGTGAACTGGATGCGAGAAAAATCAGCATTGATAGACTTGGCGAGCAATTTGGCTACCAGAGTTTTTGCGATGCCCGGAACACCTTCGATCAACGTGTGTCCATTGGTTAAAATAGCAATGAGTAGTAGGTCGATCATCTCTTCTTGTCCTACAATTACTTTGGCTAGTTCTGTTTTTATTCTTCGAACTGCTTGCTCTAAGTTCGATAAATCAGTTCGTGTTTCAAATAGCTGATTGTCTTCCATATCGTTCTTGTTTAGATTTCTGTTTGTATAGATTTACTGCTTTGGCTGTAAAAAATTTCTACAAGCTTGTTGAATTGGATTAGTTCGCTTTCATAAACCTGTTCTTTGTCTGCGAGTATTTTATAACGCGTGAAAATACGACTGACGATTTTTTCGTTAACTCCCGATTTCAGAGCCAGCTTTTTGTAACATGTTGGCGAAAAGTCAATTCGAATAAAATAGTTGGAATTAACATTTTCAGAAAAAGCAGCAAATATTTTTTTGACAAGATCTTTGTGATTTTTTTGATTAAAATAAAGAAGCCCAATGGTTTGTACAAAATCCCTCGAGAGATTTGTTTTAGGAGGGAGAATTGGTATTGCCCGTTGTCGCCGTCTGATGTTGGTGAGTATGTATAAGGCCAGCCCAATGACAAATGTCCAATATGCCGCGCGAAGTGCTTTTATTGAGAGAATAATTTTTAGTGGCGACTGACTCTTTTTATGAAAGGGCTTATAATATTCATCCCATACCAGGTGTGTAATGTGTCGAGGAAGCTGCCCAAGTACTTCTTCCAGATAATGGTGATTGTTGTACAATACGTGATAATTTGTAAATACCAAAGGTTGTGTGTGAACAAAGAAAGAACCTTTGCCGTAAGGAACTTGTATGTAGTTAATATGTTCGTTACCTTTCCCTAGCGTAATTGCTTCAGAACTTTCTGGCAGCTCTATCCAGCTGGACTGGATAAGCTTGTTGAAATGATAATCTTTATTCCACTCAGTTTGGTTTCCGGTTTGAAGCACAGTAGTTGAATCAAGTACGTTTGCGTAATTTCTTTTGATTGTAATTTTTAATGAGTCTGTTAGTGCCGTAGATATACCTTCGCCAGCAATTAAAATATTTGATCCGCTTGCAGCTTTCCGAAATAGAATATCCAGATCAAGGGAGTCAGGTTTGAAATGGTTTGTTATTATAAGTAGGTTGCATCTGTTTGTATCGTTTTTATTTTCGAAAAAGCTACTACCGGAAATTTTTATGATTGATTTGGGAAATAAATCTTCGAGCGAATTGCGTAAAACGTACGTTCCAAAAGGTACCTTATCATTGCCCGAGTATGTCGGAATCCAGTTCGTGTTGCGGGGAGCTATTGTTTGCAAATAAATAAGTATTCCAAATAAAATGCTGGTACCGATGATGTATTTGAGTTTATTATTCATCCATACTCCTTTTCTTTATGGATGTAATCAGATTCTGGAATCCTTTATTTATTCGTTCATATTGCTCAGTTGTGAGTTCAAAACTTCCGTACCATACATAGTCGAAAATAACTGTTTGCAATTTAAATTGGCTGCGAACAGAGGGAGATTCAATTTCCTTAAGATAGTCTCTGTTGGTTTTATCTTTATGCCAATGGATGAATTCGTTTTTGTTCAGCTCTTGCAAAATATGAAGATAATGATAACGTACACTTAGCCGTAAATTCCCTTCTTGCATTGCTTTGTTTGCAAGTTTTTGCAAATTTACCTGGTTTATTTCCTGATCAGGAAGAATTGTTTTGCCAATGTTGTTTTTACTGTCTTTGCCAATAAACCACTGAAATTGTCCTTCGAAAAGTTTAACAACAACGAAAAGAAGAATTGCCAGGAGAATTAGCGACCGGATGTAAGGAGCAGCTCCTTTGTCACTGAATAACTTATTGGCTACTTGATGCAGGAAGTGTTGGATTTTATTACTAATCGTATTTTTTCGGTAGTGGTTAATGCCATAGTGAAAATTCCTGTCCTGCCGAAAATCTTCAATTTTAGTCTCTGCAAAGTGCCTTCCTGTTAATTGATTCTGCTTTGTTGGACTTGCATGTTGATTGAATGGGAGTAAACCGAAAAGCAGCAGAAAAAAATATAATATGTGCTTACGAGAATCAGGCATTCTCCTCGGTAAGTTTGTCAATTTTTTCTTGTAATGTTGGACGCTCTTTTTCTTCAACTAAACTAAAATACTGAACGCTAATAAAAATGAAGGCCAGTGTAAAAGCGAGTGTTTGAATTGTTGAAATAACGGTTGACATGACTATATAGCCAGAAGAGAATAGTTGAGGCTGACTTTGTGCTTGTGCTGCATGAAACGATTTTACTGCGACTGAAGCAATTAACGGGATCGATAAAATAACACTAAATATATAAATGATGAGTCCTGCAATAATCAGAATACCAAATGTTTTCCACCAGTTGTTTTTTATGAGTTCAAAACTGCGATTTAACGCTTTGCCTAAGCTTTTATTTTCAAAAACAATGATTGGTGCTACCAAGGCAAAAACAACACCTAAATATATACCGGGGACGATAAGCATTATGGTTGCGACGATTGTGAAAACTCCCACTACAATATTGGCGATTAAAAGTTTGCCTCCTGTTTTTAGTAGGGTTGGTTTTATTTCGCTAAGTTCAAAATCACCTTTTTTAGATATATAAAGATTGATAAATGAAAGTACTACCGTAGATAAAACCGTAAAATTTAATAGTTGCAAAGTATAACTAGAGGCCATTTGGGACCACGAGTAGTTTTGAAACATGTTAGCTCCGGGTTGAATTCCTTTTTGCATAGTGTTCATCATCGAACTTTGGATGAACACAAGTAGAATTCCGGTTAAAATTAAAAAGGGCAAGACGTAAATTAGTAGCGCTTTTCCTAATCTTTTATATTCCGCTTTTATAAAGTCGAATGAGTGGTTCATAACTGTACCAAAGTCTCTTGTTTGTCTAAATCGAAATACTTTGTTCATGATTTGTTAAGTTTTTTAGATAAGTATTTTGGGTATAGAAAGAAATACCAGATAATGAATGCCAATGACAGTCCAATTATTGCCAGGCGAAAGATATTATGCAATTCTGTATGTCGGGTAACAAAGCCCTCGAAAAAGCCGGCAACAATAAACAACGGAATGACTCCCGATACTATTTTAAGTCCAACAACAGCTCCTTTTTGGAAAGAAACAGTTCGCTTATAGGTTCCCGGAAATAGAATGCTATTTCCAATAGCCATACCGGCAGCGCCAGCCATGATGATTGAAAATATCTCCAGCGTGCCGTGTATAAATATGGTTAGAAATGATTCTCCTAATAGTCCGTATTGGTAAAAGAAATATTGGAAACAGCCTAGCATGATCCCATTTTTAAACAGTACGAATCCTGAACCAAAGGAAAGAAGGACACCGGCAACAAAAGCCATAAAGGCAACCCTTATATTATTTATGGTAATTCCCAAAAACATATTCACTTCGTTGGCTTGCTTATACACCCCCATCGGATCTCCTTTTTCAATGTTTTCAAGTGTCATGTTTACGTAATGGTCCCCCAGGATTACTCTTGGAAAATTGGAGTCGATAGAGGTGGATAAAACTCCAATAGCACTACTTATTAGAAAAATAGTTAGTGCGTACCAAAAATACTTCCTGTTGTTCCACAAAAGTAAAGGATATTCGGTCTTCCAAAATTGTTTGAAACGCTCTTTCTTTATTTTTTTATTCCGGTATATTTTCTGGTGAATCTGAATTGTAAGATTATTCAGGTAGTAAACTGTTTCACTTTGAGGATAAAAGGTATTGGCGTATGAAAAGTCATCATTTAATTCAACATACAGTTCATATAGCTCGTCTGACTGCATATTGATGTTGTTACTTAGTAAGTCTTCGACTTTTCTCCATCGATCGGAATTTCGTTTTATGAAAACGATTTCTTTCATTTTTTTTATGGGAGCGGAACAGGGTTTGGTTTTTGTGTTTTGTTTTATTCTTATAAAAAAAGAATATGTTACTTTTGGGTTTAAAAGTAGTAAAATATTCTTTTTGAGCGACAAAAAAAGAAATCAAATGTTTAATATGACAGACATTAAAATTCGTACAGCACAGAATACAATCCTTTTACAAAACAAAGCTAGCTTGGGAGAACGGATGATTGCTACTTTTATTGATCTGTTGATTATGGCGACATATGCTATTTGGGTTTCTTTCGTGATAGAGGCAATGTCGCTGGGAGGACCTTTCTGGCTTTTGTTTTTATTGCCGCTCTATTTTTATTCTTTTGTTCAGGAGTTGTTATTTCATGGACAAACGGCTGGAAAAAAAATGATGAAGTTGAAGGTCGTTCACAGTGAAGGTCGGAATGTTTCCTTTACCTCTTACTTATTACGGTGGCTGTTACGAATTGTGGATATCTGGATGCTCTTCGGAAGTATTGGCACCTTGTCAATTATTTTGAGTAAAAAGGGGCAACGGGTTGGTGATATAGCAGCAAATACGATTGTTATTTCTAATAGAAATATTTCAAAATTAAATGACTTTCGAAATCTAGGAAAAAAGGGCGAGAATGTAGCTGTCGTATATAGTCAGGCGAGCTTACTTGGTGATAGCGATGTCGAGTTAATTCGAGAGGTTTTAGCGTATGGAAAAGAGAATGGGTACTATGGTAAGGCCGGTAAAATGGTGGCGCAGACCAGTAGTCTTATGAAGAGGAGGTTGGCTATCGAAACAGATATGAAGCCTGTTCAGTTTTTACAACAGTTGCTCGATGATTACTATGTTTTGTATCGATAGCTGTCAATGAATAAAAAAACCTGTGAGCAGAAGCCCACAGGTTATCAGATTATTTAACAATTTATTATTTTTACATTAAGCTCAATGTTACGGTCAATCCGGCCATTACAACAGAAACCATGGTCATTAGTTTAATTAAGATATTAAGTGATGGGCCTGACGTATCTTTAAACGGATCGCCGACAGTATCGCCAACAACACCCGCCTTGTGGGCTTCGCTACCTTTTCCGCCGTAGTTGCCTTTTTCAATATATTTTTTTGCATTATCCCAGGCACCACCAGCGTTATTCATAAAAACAGCCAACGTAAATCCTGAAGTTAAGCCACCGGCAAGTAAGCCGATAACTCCGGCAACACCCATTGATGCTCCAACAACTACCGGAACAATGATGGCAACCAATGAAGGCAGCAGCATTTCCTTTTGGGCTCCAATGGTTGAAATTTCAACACATTTCGCATATTCAGGTGTCGCAGTGCCCTCTAGGATTCCCTTTATCTCGCGGAACTGACGACGCACCTCATCAACCATCGCGCCAGCGGCACGCCCAACTGCTTTCATGGTCATCGCACTAAAAACAAATGCCATCATCGACCCGAGGAATAAACCCCCAAGGAACAAGGGGTTGAAAAGAGTGATATCGTAGGCAGCTGAAAAATCTTTTACAGAAGCCATATTGAGCTGAACGACTTTAATTCCTTCTTCAACTTTAGGCACGACATCGGTATAAAAAGCAAAATCGCCGACACGCACAAAACCTTCTCCAGCATTAGCAATTTTGCCAAACCACAAACGAATTTCTTCCATGTAAGCTGCAATCAAAGCCATAGCAGTCAATGCTGCTGATCCAATTGCGAAACCTTTCCCTGTCGCCGCTGTCGTATTTCCAAGCATGTCCAATGCATCTGTACGCTCACGCACTTCTTTAGGGAGCTCAGCCATCTCTGCATTTCCACCAGCATTATCAGCAATAGGACCAAAAGCGTCGGTCGCTAGCGTGATTCCAAGTGTTGAAAGCATTCCAACGGCAGCAAATCCAATTCCATAGACTCCCATCGCAAAGTGATCAAAACCTCCTGCGGACCAAAAGGACCCAATGATTCCGAGTACGATTGTTACCACCGGAATCCAGGTTGAGTACATTCCGACAGCTATACCGTCAATAATTGTTGTTGCAGGTCCCTGTTGTGCTTGGGCTGCAATTCCCTGAGTCGGCTTATATTCATCGGATGTGAAATATTCAGTTGCTTGACCAATAATTACGCCGGCTGCTAGTCCAATAATTACAGCGCCAAAAACGCCCCAGGTAATCCATCCCATGTAAACCATCCCAATCATGGCAATCAGCACTAATACAGAAGAACCCCCAGTTCCGAGAAGAAGCGCATTCAGTAGGTTTTTCTGTGTTGCAGATTCTTTTGTGCGAACCATGAAAATGCCAACAATAGAGAAGATAATACCAATTGCAGCTACAATCATAGGGGCAATTACGGCCATTTCGGTTGTCATTCCCGAAACTTTTAACGCAGCAACAGGCAAGGCAGCTCCTAATGCGGCGGTTGCTAAAATAGATCCGCAATAAGATTCGTAAAGATCAGCACCCATACCGGCAACATCACCTACGTTGTCACCTACGTTATCGGCAATGGTAGCGGGGTTACGAGGATCGTCCTCTGGAATACCAGCTTCTACTTTCCCCACAAGGTCAGCACCTACATCGGCAGCTTTTGTGTAAATTCCACCTCCAACACGAGCGAAAAGTGCTTGTGTTGATGCACCCATTCCGAAGGTAAGCATGGTGGTTGTAATTTCCACTAGCTTTTGTGCTTCACTGGTTCCGGCATGTACGAAGTTCAATCCAATTAGGTGAAACCCGTTAGCCATGTGTTCGGGAGTAAAGATTACGCTGTTTAGGAACCAGTACCATAAGGCAATGTCTAACAGTCCAAATCCAACAACAATTAAGCCCATTACGGCACCACTTCTGAAAGCTACTTTCAACCCTTTGTTTAGCGATTGAGAAGCACCATGAGTTGTTCGTGCTGAGGCAAAGGTGGCCGTTTTCATTCCCAGAAAGCCACAAAGACCAGAGAAGAAACCACCAGTTAAAAAGGCAATGGGTACAAACGGATTCTGCACGCCAAGGTATGCCAAAAGCAATAAAATAAGCAAAAGAATAAGAAAAACGATGCCAACAACTTTATATTGGCGATACAAATACGCCATTGCGCCTTCGCGAACATATTGAGCAATTTCAATCATTCGTGGTGTGCCTTCTGAATTCTTCATCATTGATTTGAAGAAAAACCAGGCAAAGACAAGAGCCAAGATCGAACATAAAGGAATTATCCAGAATATAGCATTCATAAGAAAAATTAGTTTTTTTGCAACGCTGTTGCGGTTAGAGATTTTTTTTGTTTTTACAAACAGCCCTCAAAATAGTAAATATTGATCACTGAAAAGTACCCTATCAACTGTTATATGGCAGACTGCTTATCTGATTTTTGAAGTAAGTAAAGGTAATTAAAAATGGCTGAATTGATTCTTTTTAGCGTTCGGGAGTGTCAATTTGTAAAGATTCTAAAGTAATTTGTATTTAATTAATACTTTTAGATAAAGGTGTTCTGGAGCGATCTTATTTTTGTGCTGGCTTTTTAACGACCTCTTTCCCTTTCCACTTTCCTGTAAAGTAGTAAATAATAAGAATAATCGTACCGGCAAACCACCCTGTCGGTTCAGCCCACCAAATACCATTTACTCCGATGTGGTCGGATAGGAAATAGGCCATCGGAATGCGAAAAACATACAATGCGGCAAGGGTGGTTAGCATGGGAATAAATGTGGCTCCTGCACCACGTAGAAAGCCTGTAAA encodes the following:
- a CDS encoding sodium-translocating pyrophosphatase — translated: MNAIFWIIPLCSILALVFAWFFFKSMMKNSEGTPRMIEIAQYVREGAMAYLYRQYKVVGIVFLILLLILLLLAYLGVQNPFVPIAFLTGGFFSGLCGFLGMKTATFASARTTHGASQSLNKGLKVAFRSGAVMGLIVVGFGLLDIALWYWFLNSVIFTPEHMANGFHLIGLNFVHAGTSEAQKLVEITTTMLTFGMGASTQALFARVGGGIYTKAADVGADLVGKVEAGIPEDDPRNPATIADNVGDNVGDVAGMGADLYESYCGSILATAALGAALPVAALKVSGMTTEMAVIAPMIVAAIGIIFSIVGIFMVRTKESATQKNLLNALLLGTGGSSVLVLIAMIGMVYMGWITWGVFGAVIIGLAAGVIIGQATEYFTSDEYKPTQGIAAQAQQGPATTIIDGIAVGMYSTWIPVVTIVLGIIGSFWSAGGFDHFAMGVYGIGFAAVGMLSTLGITLATDAFGPIADNAGGNAEMAELPKEVRERTDALDMLGNTTAATGKGFAIGSAALTAMALIAAYMEEIRLWFGKIANAGEGFVRVGDFAFYTDVVPKVEEGIKVVQLNMASVKDFSAAYDITLFNPLFLGGLFLGSMMAFVFSAMTMKAVGRAAGAMVDEVRRQFREIKGILEGTATPEYAKCVEISTIGAQKEMLLPSLVAIIVPVVVGASMGVAGVIGLLAGGLTSGFTLAVFMNNAGGAWDNAKKYIEKGNYGGKGSEAHKAGVVGDTVGDPFKDTSGPSLNILIKLMTMVSVVMAGLTVTLSLM